From the genome of Rhizobium sp. NXC24, one region includes:
- a CDS encoding helix-turn-helix domain-containing protein — protein MHMPTPPTMPGTDPSCRKVNEILGRMGDKWTIMAITMLADQPRRFNELKRLIGGISQQMLTRTLKALERDGMVTRKVYPTIPPQVEYSLTDLGRSLSAPLLQLAMWVLDHLGEIEAHRALHDEGAS, from the coding sequence ATGCATATGCCCACCCCGCCAACTATGCCCGGCACGGACCCCAGTTGCCGGAAAGTCAATGAGATCCTCGGCCGCATGGGCGACAAGTGGACGATCATGGCAATCACCATGCTGGCCGATCAGCCGCGCCGCTTCAACGAACTGAAACGGCTGATCGGCGGCATTTCCCAGCAGATGCTCACCCGCACTTTGAAGGCGCTGGAGCGCGATGGCATGGTGACGCGCAAGGTCTATCCGACCATACCGCCGCAGGTCGAATACAGCCTGACGGATCTCGGCCGCTCGCTTTCAGCGCCCCTGTTGCAGCTCGCTATGTGGGTGCTGGATCACCTGGGGGAAATCGAGGCGCATCGCGCCTTGCATGATGAAGGGGCAAGCTAG
- a CDS encoding SDR family NAD(P)-dependent oxidoreductase yields MTDRKTIALFGAGTGLGSSLAMRFGREGYRVALVARRAGPLDERVAELAQAGIEAAAFPADLTDVDGIATLVRSIEDRFGSIDVAVYAPVPSDAAFVPAAELDAARLRSMADIFTFAPVEVSHAVLPGMLARGDGAVVIVGGLTAVVTMPGMSGVGPLMAAARNYVFTLNAEVAERGVYAGTVNIGAFLDRSTGLRAMTSNGVPLDPKYLVLDPDDVAEEIWGLVTRRDRAEIILPPLPQG; encoded by the coding sequence ATGACTGACAGAAAAACGATTGCCCTCTTCGGCGCCGGCACCGGGCTCGGAAGCTCGCTGGCCATGCGGTTCGGTCGCGAAGGCTATCGCGTAGCACTTGTCGCTCGCCGCGCCGGCCCGCTCGATGAGCGTGTGGCCGAGCTCGCCCAGGCCGGCATCGAGGCCGCGGCATTTCCGGCCGATCTCACCGATGTCGATGGCATCGCAACGCTGGTGCGCTCCATCGAGGATCGGTTCGGCTCGATCGATGTCGCCGTCTACGCGCCCGTGCCCTCCGATGCGGCTTTTGTGCCGGCGGCGGAACTCGACGCGGCAAGGCTGCGGTCGATGGCCGATATCTTCACCTTCGCGCCGGTCGAGGTGTCGCATGCAGTGCTGCCCGGCATGCTCGCGCGCGGCGACGGCGCGGTCGTCATCGTCGGCGGGCTGACGGCAGTGGTCACGATGCCGGGCATGAGCGGCGTCGGACCGCTGATGGCGGCGGCGCGCAACTACGTCTTCACCCTCAATGCTGAGGTCGCGGAGAGGGGCGTCTATGCCGGTACGGTGAATATCGGTGCGTTCCTCGATCGCTCGACCGGCCTTCGCGCCATGACATCCAATGGCGTGCCGCTCGATCCGAAATATCTGGTGCTCGATCCCGACGATGTCGCCGAGGAGATCTGGGGTCTCGTCACCAGACGCGACCGGGCCGAGATCATCCTCCCGCCGCTGCCGCAGGGTTGA
- a CDS encoding DsbA family protein, with product MLQIDLFTEITCPWCIIGQHRLDKVLAERFPGLAVDIRHHPVMLMPDAPASGLYIPDLLRARYGVTDPKAAFARPEAEAQASGLALDLCRQLWAYPTQSAHALILAARERGTQHRLALAISSAYFLGARNIADADVLADIAVDHGFERAEVHAIACDPAWCRRVEQEAARSVAAGVRSVPHFVFAGRIAINGGRSEDEIALSIKEAVATG from the coding sequence ATGCTGCAGATCGACCTTTTTACCGAAATCACCTGCCCCTGGTGCATCATCGGGCAACACCGACTCGACAAGGTGCTGGCCGAGCGCTTCCCCGGCCTTGCCGTCGATATCAGGCATCATCCGGTGATGCTCATGCCGGATGCACCGGCGTCCGGGCTTTACATTCCCGACCTGCTGCGCGCACGCTACGGCGTCACCGATCCAAAGGCCGCGTTCGCGCGGCCCGAGGCCGAGGCGCAGGCCTCCGGGCTGGCGCTCGACCTCTGCCGGCAGCTTTGGGCCTATCCGACGCAATCGGCACATGCGCTCATCCTTGCTGCCCGCGAACGCGGCACACAGCATAGGCTCGCATTAGCGATCTCCAGCGCTTATTTCCTCGGCGCGCGGAATATCGCCGATGCCGACGTGCTCGCCGATATCGCGGTGGACCACGGGTTCGAGCGCGCCGAAGTCCACGCGATCGCTTGCGACCCCGCCTGGTGCAGGCGCGTCGAACAGGAGGCGGCGAGATCAGTGGCCGCGGGCGTTCGGTCAGTACCCCACTTCGTCTTCGCCGGACGTATCGCGATCAATGGCGGCCGCAGCGAAGATGAAATTGCCTTATCGATAAAAGAGGCAGTGGCGACCGGCTAA
- a CDS encoding beta-galactosidase, with the protein MLGVCYYPEHWPESWWEKDARRMRALGISYVRIGEFAWSRLEPSRGSFDFGWLDRAMDTLAAAGLKIVLGTPTATPPKWLMDEYPEIAPVDEEGRVRGFGSRRHYSFSSEVWWKESARIIEAVAQRYGSHPGLAGWQTDNEYGCHDTSFSWGAEDLKAFRRWLRLRYQSPQQLNEAWGSVFWSMEVQSFDDVALPNLTVTEANPAVRLDFWRFQSDQIAAYDRMQCDIIRKHSPDRWITHNFMGFVNDFDHWKVGENLDLASWDSYPIGFVEKFPFSEEERVRWAETSHPDIAAFHHDLYRGVGNGRFWIMEQQPGPVNWAPWNPVPKPGMVRLWTWEGLAHGAEVVSYFRWRQAPFAQEQMHAGLNLPGLDELSPGGKEAAIAGHEIDAVGPLQKPAQAPVAIVYDYETYWSTVIQPQGKDFRYEELAFRWYEAVRKLGLNVDFVRPGASLTGYKLVLVPCLMHVSDAALAAFEQADGTVLFGPRTGSRDRNFQIPANLPPGPIGELTGIRITQVASLRPGLSASLSGAISGRATRWREYLETAAGADVVAAFDDGSPALVSKGRYVYLACWADGELLDNLMSHLAAGLDLPTATLPDFIRLRRAGNLTFAFNYGPDAWTIPEKHDFVLGGQEIAPFSLSAWR; encoded by the coding sequence ATGCTCGGCGTTTGCTATTACCCAGAACACTGGCCCGAAAGCTGGTGGGAAAAAGACGCGCGCCGTATGCGGGCGCTTGGAATCTCCTATGTGCGCATCGGCGAATTCGCCTGGTCACGCCTCGAGCCCTCACGCGGCTCCTTCGACTTCGGCTGGCTCGACCGGGCGATGGACACGCTGGCTGCGGCCGGCCTGAAAATCGTGCTTGGCACGCCGACCGCAACGCCGCCGAAATGGCTGATGGACGAATATCCCGAGATCGCTCCGGTGGACGAAGAGGGCAGAGTGCGGGGCTTCGGCTCTCGTCGTCACTACAGCTTCTCGTCGGAAGTCTGGTGGAAGGAATCGGCGCGTATCATCGAAGCGGTCGCGCAGCGATACGGTTCGCACCCTGGTCTCGCGGGCTGGCAGACCGACAATGAATATGGCTGCCACGATACGAGCTTTTCCTGGGGCGCCGAAGACCTGAAGGCGTTTCGCCGCTGGCTTCGCCTTCGCTATCAGTCACCGCAGCAACTGAACGAGGCCTGGGGTTCCGTCTTCTGGTCAATGGAAGTTCAAAGCTTCGACGACGTCGCGCTGCCCAATCTGACAGTGACGGAGGCGAACCCTGCCGTCCGGCTCGATTTCTGGCGCTTCCAGTCCGATCAGATCGCCGCCTATGACCGAATGCAGTGCGATATCATCAGAAAGCACTCCCCGGATCGCTGGATAACCCATAACTTCATGGGCTTCGTCAACGATTTCGATCATTGGAAGGTTGGCGAAAACCTGGACCTCGCTTCCTGGGATTCCTATCCAATCGGCTTCGTGGAGAAATTTCCGTTCAGCGAGGAAGAGCGCGTGCGCTGGGCGGAAACATCCCACCCCGACATCGCCGCCTTCCATCACGATCTGTACCGCGGCGTCGGCAATGGCCGGTTCTGGATCATGGAACAGCAACCGGGGCCTGTGAACTGGGCACCATGGAACCCTGTCCCCAAACCGGGGATGGTTCGTCTTTGGACCTGGGAGGGCCTTGCCCACGGGGCCGAGGTTGTCAGCTACTTCCGTTGGCGTCAGGCGCCGTTCGCGCAGGAGCAGATGCATGCCGGCCTGAACCTTCCTGGCCTCGACGAGCTCTCGCCCGGAGGCAAGGAAGCCGCAATCGCCGGCCATGAGATCGATGCCGTTGGCCCCTTGCAGAAGCCGGCGCAGGCGCCCGTCGCCATCGTCTATGATTATGAGACCTATTGGTCCACGGTCATTCAGCCGCAGGGCAAGGATTTTCGCTACGAAGAACTTGCCTTCCGCTGGTACGAGGCGGTCAGGAAGCTTGGCCTCAACGTCGATTTCGTCCGCCCCGGCGCGTCCCTCACGGGCTACAAGCTGGTTCTCGTTCCCTGCCTCATGCACGTCTCCGACGCGGCATTGGCGGCATTCGAGCAGGCGGATGGAACAGTGCTTTTCGGTCCGCGGACCGGATCGCGGGACCGCAACTTCCAGATTCCCGCCAATCTCCCGCCCGGGCCGATCGGCGAGCTTACCGGCATCAGGATCACGCAGGTGGCTTCCTTACGGCCGGGGCTTAGCGCCTCTTTGTCGGGCGCGATCAGCGGCCGGGCGACAAGATGGCGCGAATATCTTGAGACAGCGGCGGGAGCGGATGTCGTGGCAGCGTTCGACGATGGCAGCCCAGCGCTGGTGTCGAAGGGGAGATACGTCTATTTGGCCTGCTGGGCCGACGGCGAACTCCTCGACAATCTGATGTCGCACCTTGCCGCCGGGCTCGATCTGCCGACCGCTACCCTGCCCGATTTCATCCGCCTTCGTCGTGCAGGCAATCTCACATTCGCCTTCAATTACGGGCCGGACGCCTGGACGATCCCGGAAAAGCACGACTTCGTGCTCGGCGGCCAGGAAATCGCTCCATTCTCCCTCTCGGCGTGGAGATGA
- the ugpC gene encoding sn-glycerol-3-phosphate ABC transporter ATP-binding protein UgpC, translating into MGNVTLNRVTKQFGAASVIKGVDLTIEDGEFCVFVGPSGCGKSTLLRMIAGLEDISSGGLRISGNDMTKVGPSERGVAMVFQSYALYPHMTVAENIGFGLRMTGHSKEEVSRRTSAAAEMLQLKPMLSRKPSQLSGGQRQRVAIGRAIVRNPQVFLFDEPLSNLDASLRVQMRTEISKLHQDLKTTMIYVTHDQVEAMTMADKIVVLQGGLIEQVGSPLELYHRPKNIFVAGFIGSPKMNFIKTKASPAEGGAKVDLPGGQSITLEGGSVKEGQSITLGVRPEHLDRSEGGDATLQGKVRLAEYLGSETMFYITLADGAEIAVKADGLAKAKPGDEFSIHIPAAACHLFDDAGNAILNGDLTK; encoded by the coding sequence ATGGGAAATGTAACGCTCAACCGCGTGACGAAGCAGTTCGGCGCCGCCAGTGTCATCAAGGGCGTCGACCTTACCATCGAAGATGGCGAGTTCTGTGTCTTCGTCGGGCCGTCCGGCTGCGGCAAGTCCACGCTTCTGCGCATGATTGCCGGGCTGGAAGATATTTCCTCCGGTGGGCTGAGGATCAGCGGCAACGACATGACCAAGGTTGGTCCCTCGGAGCGTGGGGTTGCCATGGTCTTCCAGAGCTATGCCCTTTATCCGCATATGACCGTGGCCGAGAATATCGGCTTTGGCCTGCGTATGACCGGCCACTCCAAGGAAGAGGTCTCGCGCCGAACGAGCGCTGCCGCCGAGATGCTGCAATTGAAACCAATGCTCAGCAGGAAGCCTTCCCAGCTATCCGGCGGCCAGCGTCAGCGCGTCGCCATCGGCCGCGCCATCGTGCGCAATCCGCAAGTGTTTCTCTTCGATGAGCCGCTGTCCAATCTCGACGCATCGCTCAGGGTCCAGATGCGCACGGAAATCAGCAAGCTGCATCAGGATCTCAAGACGACGATGATCTACGTCACCCACGATCAGGTCGAGGCCATGACCATGGCCGACAAGATCGTCGTTCTGCAGGGCGGGTTGATCGAACAGGTCGGATCGCCGCTGGAGCTCTATCACCGGCCGAAGAACATCTTTGTCGCCGGCTTCATCGGGTCGCCGAAAATGAACTTCATCAAGACCAAGGCATCGCCCGCAGAAGGCGGCGCTAAAGTCGATCTCCCCGGTGGTCAGTCGATCACGCTAGAGGGCGGTTCGGTGAAGGAAGGGCAATCGATCACTCTCGGGGTCCGTCCCGAACATCTCGATCGCAGCGAAGGCGGCGACGCAACGCTTCAGGGCAAGGTGCGTCTTGCCGAATATCTGGGATCGGAAACGATGTTCTATATCACCCTTGCCGACGGCGCCGAGATTGCCGTGAAGGCGGACGGGCTGGCGAAGGCCAAGCCGGGCGACGAATTCTCCATCCATATTCCGGCGGCTGCCTGCCATCTGTTCGATGATGCCGGCAACGCTATCCTCAACGGGGACCTGACGAAATAA
- a CDS encoding alpha-galactosidase, which translates to MNKTIVVKAGAICLALGLPERGMPEILGFGRGALAPEFWPDVPRSSRVNGMDVAVPSNVLLPVGGLGFFGWPAICGHRDGRMFTLEFQNWQTEEIDAGVILKAEDPVAEIGLQICLKGSATEVLSISTSLINRGSSDYTLDRCMAASFLMPAGASELTSFTGMWGREFQTRQSQLPNGLWMQESRRGRTSHDRFPIIFLECGGERMGFHLGWSGNHQMAIDTLDDGRRLVHLGELFEPGEMRLAPGEAYDSPTAFAGPDSEAFHAFVRESVIAWPGGEMKPRPVTLNTWEGNYFDHRMESLKAQADAAAAVGIERFVLDDGWFGKRDDDTTSLGDWFIDERKYPNGLKPLVDHVTSLGMEFGLWFEPENVNPESELFRAHPDWALQVEGRPLLLSRNQLVLDLTRPEVSDYLFQRMEAVLSQHAIAYIKWDMNRDLTHAGGTDGRARTARQTRAVYALMNRVRQAFPAVEIESCASGGGRIDYGVLRYTHRVWTSDCTDAFERLEIQHGASQFVPPELLGAHIAASPNHQTGRKLSLAFRALVALAYHLGVELNPLTLDAEEKQELERWIALHKSLRPLLHAAGKQFRLPPLDGRYVWGAADTDRIVAFVVQGPQMVGEQPAPVRLPVSDNSDVLWRVTAMHPAEPEFIRISEGQQKLLNGELTFSLDTLRHVGLPLPMLKPESGLLLEFQPVKGG; encoded by the coding sequence ATGAACAAGACAATTGTTGTAAAAGCGGGGGCCATTTGCCTCGCTCTCGGCCTGCCGGAGCGCGGCATGCCCGAGATCCTGGGCTTCGGCCGCGGGGCGCTTGCCCCGGAATTCTGGCCCGATGTGCCGCGTTCGAGCCGTGTCAACGGCATGGACGTGGCCGTGCCTTCGAATGTGCTGCTGCCGGTCGGCGGACTCGGATTCTTCGGATGGCCGGCGATTTGCGGGCATCGCGATGGGCGTATGTTCACGCTGGAATTCCAGAACTGGCAGACTGAAGAGATCGACGCCGGCGTCATCCTGAAGGCTGAAGATCCCGTCGCGGAAATCGGCCTGCAGATATGCCTGAAGGGCAGCGCGACTGAGGTTTTGTCGATTTCGACATCACTGATCAACCGCGGCTCCAGCGATTATACGCTGGATCGCTGCATGGCGGCGAGTTTCCTGATGCCGGCCGGCGCGTCAGAGCTGACCAGCTTTACGGGAATGTGGGGCCGGGAGTTCCAGACGCGCCAATCGCAACTCCCCAACGGGCTCTGGATGCAGGAAAGCCGGAGGGGGCGAACCTCGCATGACCGCTTTCCCATCATCTTCCTCGAGTGCGGCGGCGAGCGGATGGGATTCCATCTCGGCTGGAGCGGCAATCACCAGATGGCGATCGACACACTAGACGATGGACGCCGGCTGGTGCATCTCGGCGAACTCTTCGAACCGGGTGAAATGCGCCTCGCACCGGGCGAAGCCTATGACAGCCCGACAGCTTTTGCCGGTCCTGACAGCGAGGCTTTCCATGCCTTCGTCAGAGAGAGCGTGATTGCCTGGCCGGGCGGCGAGATGAAGCCCCGGCCGGTGACGCTGAACACCTGGGAAGGCAACTACTTCGATCACCGCATGGAGTCCTTGAAAGCCCAGGCGGATGCAGCGGCGGCTGTCGGCATCGAGCGTTTCGTCCTCGATGACGGATGGTTCGGCAAGCGGGACGACGATACGACCAGCCTTGGTGACTGGTTCATAGACGAGCGAAAATACCCGAACGGGCTGAAGCCACTCGTCGACCACGTGACGTCCCTCGGCATGGAGTTCGGCCTCTGGTTCGAACCCGAGAACGTGAACCCGGAGTCCGAACTGTTTCGCGCCCATCCCGATTGGGCTCTGCAAGTCGAAGGACGCCCGCTTCTGCTGTCGCGAAACCAGCTTGTGCTGGATCTGACGCGCCCGGAGGTCAGCGATTATCTCTTCCAACGCATGGAAGCGGTGCTTTCGCAGCACGCAATCGCCTACATCAAGTGGGACATGAATCGCGATCTGACCCATGCCGGCGGCACAGATGGGCGCGCGCGCACCGCGAGGCAGACGCGAGCCGTCTACGCCCTGATGAACAGGGTCCGGCAAGCCTTTCCCGCAGTCGAGATAGAAAGCTGCGCCTCGGGCGGCGGGCGTATCGACTATGGCGTCCTCAGATACACGCACCGCGTTTGGACATCGGATTGCACCGACGCCTTCGAGCGGCTTGAAATACAGCATGGGGCGTCGCAATTCGTTCCCCCGGAGCTTCTCGGCGCACATATCGCCGCATCTCCGAACCACCAGACCGGCCGCAAGTTGAGCCTTGCTTTCCGCGCGCTGGTCGCGCTCGCCTATCACCTGGGCGTGGAACTCAATCCACTGACGCTCGACGCTGAAGAGAAGCAGGAACTGGAACGCTGGATCGCGCTTCATAAGAGCCTGCGGCCGCTTCTGCATGCAGCCGGCAAGCAATTTCGTCTGCCGCCGCTCGACGGGCGTTATGTCTGGGGCGCTGCAGATACCGACCGCATCGTCGCTTTCGTCGTCCAGGGCCCGCAAATGGTCGGCGAGCAGCCCGCACCCGTCCGCTTGCCTGTCAGCGATAATAGCGATGTGCTGTGGCGCGTGACGGCGATGCATCCCGCAGAGCCGGAATTCATCCGGATCTCGGAAGGCCAGCAAAAGCTCCTAAACGGAGAACTGACCTTCAGTCTCGATACGCTGAGACATGTCGGATTGCCGCTGCCGATGCTCAAGCCCGAGAGCGGGCTCCTTCTTGAATTCCAGCCCGTGAAGGGAGGTTAA
- a CDS encoding carbohydrate ABC transporter permease has protein sequence MFPTPVQKSGPWVSAAYQVLLPIALIIWLLPLIGVAVTSIRPSGDLAAGNYFGIPSGFAGVENYTAVFRDSPIGHYILNSFKITIPTVIGAVGLSCLCGFALAVYRFKGSLFLFFVFVAGNFIPFQILMVPVRDLTLKMGLYDTVTGLVLFHVAFQTGFCTLFMRNFIKGLPFSLIESARVEGVSEWRIFIHIVLPLMRPAIAALSVLIFTFVWNDYFWATVLVQGQAAMPVTAGLNALNGQWVAAWHLVSAGSIVAAMPPVLMFFFMQRHFIAGLTLGATKG, from the coding sequence ATGTTTCCAACTCCTGTCCAGAAATCGGGCCCATGGGTGTCGGCCGCCTATCAGGTTCTTCTGCCGATCGCCCTCATCATTTGGCTTCTTCCCCTGATCGGCGTTGCGGTCACGTCGATCCGCCCATCGGGCGATCTGGCGGCCGGCAATTATTTCGGCATTCCCTCGGGCTTTGCCGGTGTCGAGAACTATACCGCCGTCTTTCGGGATTCGCCGATCGGCCACTACATCCTCAATTCCTTCAAGATCACCATCCCGACGGTGATCGGTGCGGTCGGGCTGTCATGCCTCTGTGGCTTTGCGCTGGCCGTCTACCGGTTCAAGGGAAGCCTGTTCCTGTTCTTCGTCTTCGTTGCCGGCAACTTCATTCCGTTCCAGATCCTGATGGTCCCTGTTCGCGACTTGACGCTCAAGATGGGCCTCTACGACACCGTAACGGGGCTTGTGCTGTTCCACGTCGCTTTCCAGACCGGCTTCTGCACCTTGTTCATGCGCAACTTCATCAAGGGGCTGCCCTTTTCGCTGATCGAATCGGCGCGGGTCGAGGGCGTCTCCGAGTGGCGGATATTCATCCACATCGTACTGCCTTTGATGCGCCCGGCCATTGCGGCGCTGTCGGTCTTGATCTTTACCTTCGTCTGGAACGACTATTTCTGGGCGACCGTACTCGTCCAGGGCCAGGCCGCAATGCCCGTTACCGCCGGACTGAACGCGTTGAACGGGCAATGGGTTGCCGCATGGCATCTGGTGTCAGCGGGTTCGATCGTCGCCGCGATGCCGCCGGTTCTGATGTTCTTCTTCATGCAGAGGCACTTCATTGCGGGCCTCACTCTCGGAGCGACCAAGGGATGA
- a CDS encoding sugar ABC transporter permease encodes MGTSSPALPGFWKRNQRTFAPWLFLAPGALMFLVYVIVPVFQSVWISFHDWDGLGPKTWIGLGNYVELLSDDAFYTSLENNVIWLVLYLLAVPAGLAAALFLNQTVTGIRLYKSLFFFPFVISQVVVGLIFTWFYAPNFGLFSALIQALTGTQVAILADERLVTYGIIAAGLWPQIAYCMILYLTGLNNINPEQIEAGRMDGAKGWHLFWNIVLPQLRPATFIAVVVTVIGALRSFDLVSVMTAGGPYGSSRVLSYYMYEEALSEYGFRMGYGAAIAVVLFLIMMVFITFFLIRMLRQERNS; translated from the coding sequence ATGGGCACGAGCAGTCCCGCTCTACCAGGGTTCTGGAAACGCAATCAGCGGACATTTGCACCTTGGCTTTTTCTTGCGCCAGGCGCCCTGATGTTTCTGGTCTATGTGATCGTCCCGGTATTCCAATCCGTATGGATCAGTTTCCATGACTGGGATGGTCTGGGACCCAAAACCTGGATCGGTCTTGGGAACTATGTCGAACTCCTCTCCGACGACGCCTTCTATACGTCGCTGGAGAACAACGTCATATGGCTCGTTCTCTATCTGCTGGCGGTCCCGGCTGGTTTGGCTGCGGCGTTGTTCCTGAACCAGACCGTCACCGGCATTCGCCTTTACAAATCACTGTTCTTCTTTCCATTCGTGATCAGCCAGGTGGTCGTCGGCCTGATTTTCACGTGGTTTTACGCTCCTAATTTCGGGCTATTCTCTGCCCTGATCCAGGCCTTGACGGGGACGCAGGTCGCCATTCTCGCAGACGAGCGCCTTGTCACCTACGGCATCATCGCCGCCGGCCTCTGGCCGCAGATCGCCTATTGCATGATCCTCTACCTGACAGGCCTCAACAACATCAATCCGGAGCAGATTGAAGCCGGGCGCATGGATGGCGCCAAGGGCTGGCATCTGTTCTGGAACATCGTCCTGCCGCAGCTTCGGCCGGCCACCTTCATCGCGGTGGTGGTGACCGTCATCGGCGCACTTCGATCCTTTGACCTCGTTTCCGTCATGACGGCCGGCGGACCTTACGGTTCGAGCCGCGTCCTTTCCTATTACATGTACGAAGAAGCGCTTTCCGAATACGGATTCCGGATGGGTTATGGCGCTGCCATCGCGGTCGTGCTCTTCCTGATCATGATGGTCTTCATCACATTCTTCCTTATTCGCATGCTGAGACAGGAAAGGAATTCCTGA
- a CDS encoding extracellular solute-binding protein — protein MLVASAACAGEIVLNSDQSDPAPKKAMEQLIADFQAKNPDIKVKWNNFDHEGYKSAIRNFLTADAPDVVAWYAGNRMAPFVKAGLFADVSDVWAANGLNDQLKSAAASMTIDGKQWGVPYTNYQWGIYYRADIFKDKGITPPKTWDELVAACAKLKSAGITPFTIGTKALWPTAGWFDYLDLRVNGYEFHMDLTAGKVPYTDPRVKAVFAKWAELVKPGYFIENHAALDWQDAMPQFVQGKAAMYLMGNFAVAPMKDGGLKQDQIGFLPFPQITAGVPVSEEAPTDTFHIPSGAKNKEDAKKFLAYLASPEAQTKINETLGQLPINNKSTVPDDKFLKAGFEMLANAHALAQFYDRDAPADMAKAGMEGFQEFMVKPDKLDAILARLDKIRAHAYK, from the coding sequence ATGCTCGTCGCATCGGCGGCATGCGCTGGCGAAATCGTTCTCAATTCCGACCAATCGGATCCGGCGCCGAAGAAGGCGATGGAGCAACTGATTGCGGATTTTCAGGCGAAGAATCCGGACATCAAGGTTAAGTGGAACAATTTCGACCACGAAGGCTACAAGTCCGCGATCCGCAACTTCCTGACCGCCGACGCGCCTGACGTCGTGGCGTGGTATGCCGGCAACCGCATGGCACCCTTCGTCAAGGCGGGTCTTTTTGCCGATGTCAGCGACGTTTGGGCAGCCAACGGCCTGAACGACCAGTTGAAGTCTGCTGCGGCATCGATGACGATCGACGGAAAGCAGTGGGGCGTCCCCTACACCAACTATCAGTGGGGCATCTATTACCGCGCCGATATCTTCAAGGACAAAGGCATTACCCCGCCAAAGACCTGGGATGAGCTGGTGGCCGCATGCGCCAAGCTGAAAAGCGCAGGCATCACACCGTTTACGATCGGCACGAAGGCCCTGTGGCCGACCGCCGGCTGGTTCGACTATCTCGACCTGCGCGTCAACGGCTATGAATTCCACATGGATCTGACCGCCGGCAAGGTGCCTTACACCGATCCGAGGGTCAAAGCCGTATTCGCCAAGTGGGCAGAACTGGTGAAGCCGGGCTATTTCATCGAGAACCATGCAGCTCTCGACTGGCAGGACGCCATGCCGCAATTCGTTCAAGGCAAGGCGGCCATGTATCTGATGGGCAATTTCGCCGTCGCCCCGATGAAGGATGGCGGACTGAAGCAAGACCAGATCGGCTTCCTTCCGTTCCCGCAGATTACCGCAGGGGTGCCGGTCTCTGAAGAGGCTCCGACCGACACGTTCCACATTCCGTCGGGTGCGAAGAACAAGGAAGACGCCAAGAAGTTCCTCGCCTATCTCGCCTCGCCTGAAGCCCAGACGAAAATCAACGAGACGCTCGGTCAGCTACCGATCAACAACAAGTCGACCGTGCCGGACGATAAGTTCCTGAAGGCTGGTTTCGAGATGCTGGCGAACGCCCACGCTCTCGCGCAGTTCTACGACCGCGACGCCCCGGCCGATATGGCGAAGGCCGGCATGGAAGGCTTCCAGGAATTCATGGTCAAGCCTGACAAACTCGACGCGATCCTGGCTCGCCTCGATAAGATCCGGGCTCACGCTTACAAATAA
- a CDS encoding helix-turn-helix domain-containing protein — MLIEDESVPVHDGPTRHPLVVFGDHRFCAGERLEVRRMSGPHMHSQVELNYVLDGRITYWFDGRRLQISQGQLCLFWGMIPHQVVEVTEPANFVCLYVPMSVLVNMRSMGSFRDAVFRGGLIEAQSVRPHDREVLLRWRDELLSGDPELEQIVRDELVARIRRIAREGWLDLREQGSAIAVSRNQDPDRLPKVEKMIRFIAEHALGEISAVDVGLAAGLHPNYAMSVFKKTVGLTVNQAITRHRLDTAQSLLISSDLPVAAVAFESGFGSLSRFYEAFEERFSTTPARYRSGFGLVSAKPAPAA; from the coding sequence ATGTTGATCGAAGACGAGTCAGTTCCAGTTCACGATGGCCCGACGCGCCATCCGCTTGTCGTTTTCGGCGATCATCGCTTTTGCGCTGGAGAAAGGCTGGAGGTGCGGCGCATGAGCGGTCCGCACATGCACAGCCAGGTGGAGCTCAACTACGTCCTCGATGGACGCATCACATACTGGTTCGACGGCCGCAGGCTCCAGATTTCGCAGGGGCAGCTCTGCCTTTTCTGGGGAATGATCCCGCACCAGGTCGTCGAGGTGACGGAGCCTGCGAACTTCGTCTGCCTCTATGTCCCTATGTCCGTGCTCGTCAACATGCGCAGCATGGGAAGCTTTCGGGATGCTGTCTTCCGCGGCGGCCTGATAGAGGCGCAAAGCGTCAGGCCGCATGACCGCGAAGTCCTTCTCAGATGGCGCGATGAGTTGCTGTCGGGCGATCCGGAGCTGGAACAGATTGTCCGCGACGAGCTGGTCGCTCGCATACGGCGGATTGCGCGGGAGGGCTGGCTGGACTTGCGCGAGCAGGGGTCGGCAATCGCTGTATCGCGCAATCAGGACCCTGACCGGCTGCCAAAGGTCGAGAAAATGATCCGCTTCATTGCCGAACATGCATTGGGCGAAATATCGGCTGTCGATGTCGGATTGGCGGCAGGGCTGCATCCAAACTACGCCATGTCGGTATTCAAGAAGACGGTCGGTCTTACCGTCAATCAGGCCATAACGCGCCATCGGCTGGATACGGCCCAATCCCTGCTGATCTCAAGCGACCTTCCGGTGGCCGCCGTCGCGTTCGAATCGGGATTTGGCTCGCTGTCCCGCTTCTATGAGGCCTTCGAAGAGCGTTTTTCGACAACTCCGGCGAGATATCGGAGCGGCTTCGGTCTGGTGAGCGCGAAGCCTGCTCCGGCCGCCTAG